In a genomic window of Chryseobacterium sp. G0162:
- a CDS encoding endonuclease translates to MKRILSFFLLSFAFINAFAQAPAGYYNAANGLTGAPLKTALKGIITSGHQDKGYGGLWTGYYTTDRDTNTNFENDGTVLDIYSENPNGPDPYNYTIGTNQCGTYVNEGKCYNREHIIPQSLFNQASPMVADIHFIRPTDGKVNGMRSNYPFGKVGSATYTSQNGSKLGNSTSPGYGGTVFEPIDAFKGDVARMIFYFVTRYEDKLSTFSSGDILGSSSFPGLQAWELQQLLAWNAMDPVSPEEINRNNAAFTFQGNRNPFIDNPAYVDLIWATAIDNQAPTAPTNLATNTPTSNSISLSWTASTDNVGVTGYDIYVNNTFKSTVSGTSTTATVSGLLPLTQYSFYVIAKDAFGNNSPQSNIATGTTLDGPVNVGNCGDENFSNIPANASDYKTRTWTNNNVSWTATFARTDQTINGKAITIQGGDLTSSNVPGGVQTLTVTTQLKFSGSDGNLNVFVNDNLVGTVPYSVTATTTPINVNVTGNAVIKIVNPSNNNRVAIDDLKWTCYNGSLATSETKKDKAEFTIYPNPVRNNELFVKGENLTKISKAQIYDLSGKVIETIANPFKNSNKINLKGLVKGTYILKTDNFSTKFIVE, encoded by the coding sequence ATGAAACGAATTTTATCTTTTTTCCTATTAAGCTTTGCATTCATTAATGCATTTGCACAGGCACCTGCTGGTTATTATAATGCAGCTAACGGTTTAACGGGAGCTCCCCTTAAAACGGCACTGAAAGGCATTATTACTTCAGGTCACCAAGACAAAGGGTATGGAGGCTTATGGACAGGCTATTACACAACCGATCGTGATACAAACACAAATTTTGAAAACGATGGTACAGTACTAGACATTTACTCTGAGAATCCAAATGGACCAGATCCTTATAACTATACTATAGGTACAAACCAATGCGGAACATACGTTAACGAAGGTAAATGTTATAACAGAGAGCATATAATTCCTCAAAGTTTATTCAATCAAGCTTCACCAATGGTTGCAGATATTCACTTTATCCGTCCTACTGATGGGAAGGTAAATGGGATGAGATCTAATTATCCTTTTGGTAAAGTAGGATCTGCTACTTATACTTCACAGAATGGTTCTAAGCTAGGAAATTCAACTTCTCCGGGCTATGGCGGAACAGTATTTGAACCTATTGATGCTTTCAAAGGAGATGTAGCCCGAATGATCTTTTATTTTGTAACAAGATATGAAGATAAGCTTTCTACGTTCAGTAGTGGTGATATATTAGGTAGCTCCTCATTTCCAGGTTTGCAGGCGTGGGAACTTCAGCAACTTTTAGCATGGAATGCAATGGACCCTGTATCTCCTGAAGAAATAAACAGAAATAACGCAGCCTTCACATTCCAGGGGAATAGAAACCCATTCATTGATAATCCCGCTTATGTAGATTTAATCTGGGCTACCGCAATTGATAACCAAGCTCCTACAGCACCTACCAATTTAGCCACAAACACTCCAACTTCAAATTCTATTTCATTAAGTTGGACTGCATCTACAGATAATGTTGGAGTAACAGGTTATGATATTTATGTAAATAATACATTTAAATCTACTGTATCCGGAACATCAACTACAGCTACAGTATCCGGATTATTACCTCTTACCCAATATTCATTCTATGTAATTGCTAAAGATGCATTTGGAAATAATTCCCCACAAAGTAATATTGCAACAGGAACTACCCTTGACGGACCCGTAAACGTAGGAAACTGTGGTGATGAGAACTTTAGTAATATTCCGGCAAATGCAAGTGACTATAAAACCAGAACATGGACAAACAATAATGTAAGCTGGACAGCAACCTTTGCAAGAACAGACCAAACTATTAATGGTAAAGCAATAACAATTCAAGGAGGTGATCTAACTAGCTCCAACGTACCTGGCGGAGTTCAGACATTAACCGTAACTACTCAACTTAAATTCAGTGGATCAGATGGCAACCTGAATGTTTTTGTCAATGATAATTTAGTAGGAACAGTCCCTTACAGCGTAACAGCAACAACAACACCAATCAATGTGAATGTTACAGGAAACGCTGTTATTAAAATCGTAAACCCTAGCAACAATAACAGAGTGGCAATAGATGATCTTAAATGGACTTGCTACAACGGATCGCTGGCAACTTCTGAAACGAAGAAAGACAAAGCAGAGTTCACCATCTACCCTAACCCGGTAAGAAACAATGAACTGTTTGTAAAAGGGGAAAACCTTACCAAAATTTCAAAAGCTCAAATCTATGATCTTTCAGGAAAAGTAATTGAAACGATTGCCAATCCTTTTAAAAATTCAAATAAAATCAATCTTAAAGGATTAGTAAAAGGAACATACATCTTAAAAACAGATAATTTCTCTACTAAATTTATTGTAGAATAA
- a CDS encoding shikimate dehydrogenase family protein → MDSNKKLGLIGRNISYSFSKKFFENKFQKLMLKGFSYDIFDLSEINEVENLFSSPELLGFNVTIPYKEQIISYLDELSDEAEKIGAVNCVLIQNGKKTGYNTDAFGFEKTLLLHKKSSQDKALILGNGGAAKAVKYVLDKHNIPSQTISRSTEINFENLDKETVREHKIIIQCTPVGTFPNVEDCLAFPFDALSPEHLVIDLIYNPNYTQFIINASEKGAKTVNGYYMLEQQAEKAWEIWNF, encoded by the coding sequence ATGGATTCCAATAAAAAATTAGGATTGATAGGACGAAATATTTCCTATTCCTTTTCTAAAAAATTCTTCGAAAATAAGTTCCAAAAGCTTATGCTTAAAGGTTTTTCCTATGATATTTTTGACCTGAGTGAAATCAATGAAGTAGAAAACCTTTTTTCCTCACCTGAGTTATTAGGTTTTAATGTTACCATTCCTTATAAAGAACAGATCATTAGTTATCTTGACGAATTAAGTGATGAAGCTGAAAAAATTGGTGCCGTGAACTGTGTTTTAATTCAAAACGGTAAAAAAACCGGTTACAATACGGATGCTTTCGGTTTTGAAAAGACACTTCTTCTTCACAAAAAATCATCGCAGGATAAAGCTTTGATCTTAGGAAACGGTGGAGCAGCAAAAGCAGTAAAGTATGTCTTGGATAAACATAATATTCCATCACAAACCATTTCTAGAAGTACGGAAATCAATTTTGAAAACCTTGATAAGGAAACTGTACGGGAACACAAAATTATTATTCAATGTACACCGGTAGGTACTTTTCCGAATGTTGAAGATTGCCTGGCTTTTCCTTTTGATGCGCTTTCCCCGGAACATTTAGTTATTGATTTAATTTACAACCCCAACTATACGCAATTTATCATCAATGCTTCCGAAAAAGGAGCAAAAACAGTAAACGGTTATTATATGCTTGAACAGCAAGCAGAAAAAGCTTGGGAAATTTGGAATTTTTAA
- a CDS encoding DUF349 domain-containing protein, translated as MTTENNLSENEEKKNPNEVPQETSENTVSHDAHPHGDDAEHLEEHEDVEISLADALKEMEKIINAPNAGENSKRFNQLKEKASHHIHDEVEDKKHEFAEAGNATETFSYEHPSQAKLSALINIFREKHDQFQKGQEEEQKKNLEHRQTIIERLKNLYTNSEPGVNLFKSIREIKEEWSKAGQVAKSEFKILNNNYFHHLNQFYQMLDLNKEFLEQEYSHNLEKRQHIIARAQELENEPVIQKALNELQYLHKLWKEEAEPVAEEFREKTWEEFKEISNKIHERKSELSASIEKEQAVNLEKKTQIIAEIKKLSEPSETPNHNYWQNAIKRVEDLRSDFLKTGSVPRKLSNQNWNDFKTTLRGFNTTKNNYYKSLKGSQQANLEEKLKLIQTAQDNQNNEEWDIAVPLFKKLQEDWKKIGHVPKSMTNKIWDEFRDACNAFFNNYREKSNTSTDNWKENYKNKKTLLDELKLVSNDEGSIEKIEAIKTAWNTIGKVPRDKISINSEFNKTLREKLKINKINELELKEEGLSENQLTDKARKIKNQISDLEAEIVKLENNLSFFNKPSRENPLLRDTYNTIDEKKAHLETLKQNLHSIIAGE; from the coding sequence ATGACTACAGAAAACAATCTTTCTGAAAACGAAGAAAAGAAAAATCCTAACGAAGTACCACAGGAGACATCGGAAAACACAGTTTCTCATGATGCCCATCCTCATGGAGATGATGCTGAACACCTGGAAGAACATGAAGATGTTGAGATTTCTCTGGCTGATGCCCTGAAAGAAATGGAAAAAATCATCAACGCGCCTAACGCCGGTGAAAACTCCAAAAGATTCAATCAGCTAAAAGAAAAAGCAAGTCATCACATCCATGATGAAGTGGAAGATAAAAAGCACGAGTTTGCAGAAGCTGGAAATGCTACTGAAACCTTTAGTTATGAGCATCCTTCACAAGCTAAACTCTCTGCTTTAATCAATATTTTCAGAGAAAAGCATGATCAATTCCAAAAAGGACAGGAAGAAGAACAGAAGAAAAATCTGGAACACCGTCAAACTATTATTGAAAGATTAAAAAATCTATATACCAATTCAGAACCTGGAGTCAATCTTTTCAAATCCATTCGTGAGATCAAAGAAGAATGGTCAAAAGCCGGACAGGTTGCTAAATCTGAATTCAAAATTCTTAACAATAATTATTTCCACCATCTGAATCAATTTTATCAAATGCTGGATCTGAATAAAGAATTTTTGGAGCAGGAATACAGCCACAACCTTGAAAAAAGACAACATATCATTGCCCGTGCTCAGGAATTGGAGAATGAACCCGTTATCCAAAAGGCTTTAAATGAACTTCAGTATCTTCATAAACTTTGGAAAGAAGAAGCAGAACCTGTAGCAGAAGAATTCCGTGAAAAAACATGGGAAGAATTCAAAGAGATTTCCAATAAAATTCACGAAAGAAAATCTGAACTTTCAGCGTCTATTGAAAAAGAACAGGCTGTCAATCTTGAAAAGAAGACTCAGATTATCGCTGAAATCAAAAAACTTTCAGAACCTTCTGAAACGCCTAACCATAATTACTGGCAGAACGCTATCAAAAGAGTTGAAGATCTTCGTTCCGATTTCCTGAAAACAGGAAGTGTTCCAAGAAAACTTTCCAACCAGAACTGGAATGATTTCAAAACAACCCTTAGAGGATTTAATACAACAAAAAACAACTATTATAAATCTTTAAAAGGTTCTCAGCAGGCTAATCTGGAAGAAAAACTAAAACTGATCCAAACTGCTCAGGACAATCAGAATAACGAAGAGTGGGATATCGCTGTTCCATTGTTCAAAAAGCTTCAGGAAGACTGGAAAAAAATCGGGCATGTTCCAAAGAGCATGACCAATAAAATCTGGGATGAATTCCGTGACGCTTGTAATGCATTCTTTAACAATTACAGAGAAAAGAGCAATACTTCTACCGATAACTGGAAAGAAAACTACAAGAATAAAAAAACTCTTCTTGACGAATTGAAATTGGTTTCCAACGATGAAGGAAGTATTGAAAAAATCGAAGCCATTAAAACAGCGTGGAATACCATTGGAAAAGTTCCAAGAGATAAAATTTCAATCAATTCTGAGTTCAATAAGACTCTAAGAGAGAAATTGAAGATCAATAAGATCAATGAACTTGAATTGAAAGAAGAAGGATTATCTGAAAATCAGCTTACCGACAAGGCAAGAAAAATCAAAAATCAGATTTCTGATCTTGAAGCTGAAATCGTTAAGCTTGAAAATAACCTTTCGTTCTTTAATAAACCATCAAGAGAGAATCCTCTGTTAAGAGATACTTACAACACTATTGATGAAAAGAAAGCTCATCTTGAAACTTTAAAGCAAAATCTTCACAGCATTATTGCCGGAGAATAA
- the ribD gene encoding bifunctional diaminohydroxyphosphoribosylaminopyrimidine deaminase/5-amino-6-(5-phosphoribosylamino)uracil reductase RibD, which translates to MNNDELYISRCIELAQKALGKTYPNPLVGSVIVHNGKIIGEGYHHKAGENHAEINAINSVEDKTLIPESTIYVSLEPCAHYGKTPPCALKIKELGFKKVVIGAMDSHDKVNGKGKKIIQDAGIEAVSGILEKECIELNKRFFTYHEQKRPYIILKWAESGDGFLDKDFKPTAISNALVNQFVHQLRADEHAILVGTQTALADNPSLTVRNVEGTHPVRILIDFDLKVPNDFKIYNNEARTIVLNTVKEETEGHIQFIKIKKDNFLPDLMGALYKEQIQSIIIEGGRFTLQQFIDAGLWDEAIVIKNENLKLENGTETPEFRHFPYKTENYRDNTISFFKSK; encoded by the coding sequence ATGAATAACGACGAACTATATATTTCAAGATGTATTGAGCTAGCTCAAAAAGCGCTTGGCAAAACCTATCCTAACCCTCTTGTTGGAAGTGTAATTGTTCACAACGGTAAAATCATTGGGGAAGGATACCATCACAAAGCAGGGGAAAACCATGCAGAAATCAATGCGATCAATTCAGTGGAAGATAAAACCCTGATTCCAGAATCAACGATTTATGTTTCATTAGAACCCTGTGCTCATTATGGGAAAACTCCTCCATGTGCTTTAAAAATTAAAGAATTAGGCTTTAAAAAAGTAGTCATTGGTGCTATGGATTCTCATGATAAGGTCAATGGAAAAGGAAAAAAGATCATTCAGGATGCAGGAATAGAAGCTGTTTCAGGAATTCTTGAAAAAGAATGTATCGAACTGAATAAAAGATTTTTTACCTATCATGAACAGAAAAGACCTTACATCATCCTAAAATGGGCAGAATCTGGGGATGGATTCTTAGATAAAGATTTTAAGCCAACTGCTATTTCTAATGCTTTGGTCAACCAATTCGTCCACCAGCTTAGAGCAGATGAACACGCTATTCTGGTAGGAACACAAACAGCTTTAGCCGATAATCCAAGTCTCACTGTAAGAAACGTTGAAGGAACTCATCCTGTTCGTATTTTAATTGATTTTGATCTGAAAGTTCCGAATGACTTTAAGATTTACAACAACGAAGCCAGAACAATAGTTTTAAATACTGTAAAAGAAGAAACAGAAGGTCATATCCAGTTTATTAAAATTAAAAAAGACAACTTCCTGCCTGATTTGATGGGAGCTTTATATAAAGAACAGATTCAATCTATTATTATTGAAGGAGGCCGCTTTACACTACAACAATTCATTGATGCTGGTCTTTGGGACGAAGCCATCGTCATTAAAAATGAAAATCTAAAATTAGAAAACGGGACAGAAACCCCAGAATTCAGGCATTTTCCTTACAAAACAGAAAACTACAGAGATAATACCATTTCCTTTTTTA